The proteins below come from a single Serpentinimonas raichei genomic window:
- a CDS encoding biopolymer transporter ExbD — protein sequence MPAVASRGRGRRTMSQINMVPFIDVMLVLLIIFMVTATLIVPGQIELPSVGQAARQPERFIHIVIDAQGQIELRDSAAAGPAQPVALEQLPARVLALQAAAPAAAPGTAPGAAALEAPAPGAVPVLISADRSVRYEAVIDAMDALQRAGVARIGLAVQEATP from the coding sequence ATGCCCGCCGTCGCATCCCGTGGCCGAGGCCGCCGCACCATGAGCCAGATCAATATGGTGCCCTTCATCGACGTGATGCTGGTGCTGCTGATCATCTTCATGGTCACCGCCACCCTGATCGTGCCGGGCCAAATCGAGCTGCCCAGCGTGGGCCAGGCGGCGCGCCAGCCCGAGCGCTTCATCCACATCGTGATCGACGCCCAGGGCCAAATCGAGCTGCGCGACAGCGCCGCCGCCGGCCCGGCGCAACCCGTTGCGCTGGAGCAACTGCCGGCGCGGGTGCTGGCCTTGCAAGCGGCTGCGCCCGCTGCAGCCCCAGGTACCGCTCCGGGTGCCGCAGCCCTTGAGGCCCCCGCACCTGGCGCCGTGCCGGTGCTCATCAGCGCCGACCGCAGCGTGCGCTACGAAGCGGTGATCGATGCCATGGACGCGCTGCAGCGCGCCGGGGTGGCGCGCATCGGCTTGGCGGTGCAAGAAGCCACGCCCTGA
- the tolQ gene encoding protein TolQ: MKPEFSVIQLMLEATWVVQAVVLLLILASILSWAAIFRKGLLLRRVQRLSDEFERDFWSGGQLNELYQAALQRAPEASPTERIFASGMREFHKLRDRRVTQPDALLDGARRAMRASLQREVDALEANMSFLGSVGSVAPYVGLFGTVWGIMHAFTGIGAMAQVTLAVVAPGIAEALVATAISLFAAIPAVVAYNRFAHDIDRAANRMESFIDEFSNILQRNVAALGQPGAPGASGASMSTATAGPR, encoded by the coding sequence ATGAAACCGGAATTTTCCGTCATCCAACTCATGCTCGAAGCCACTTGGGTGGTGCAGGCGGTGGTGCTGCTGCTCATCTTGGCCTCGATCCTGAGCTGGGCCGCGATTTTTCGCAAAGGCTTGCTGCTGCGTCGCGTGCAGCGCCTGAGCGACGAATTCGAGCGCGATTTCTGGTCTGGTGGCCAGCTCAACGAGCTCTACCAAGCGGCGCTGCAGCGCGCCCCCGAGGCCAGCCCGACCGAGCGCATTTTTGCCAGCGGCATGCGCGAATTCCACAAGCTGCGCGACCGCCGCGTGACCCAGCCCGACGCGCTGCTCGACGGGGCCCGGCGCGCCATGCGCGCCAGCCTGCAGCGCGAGGTCGATGCGCTGGAAGCGAATATGTCTTTCTTGGGCTCGGTCGGCTCGGTGGCGCCCTACGTTGGGCTGTTCGGCACGGTTTGGGGCATCATGCACGCCTTCACCGGCATTGGCGCCATGGCGCAGGTCACGCTGGCGGTGGTGGCACCCGGCATCGCCGAAGCGCTGGTGGCCACCGCCATCAGCCTGTTTGCTGCTATCCCGGCCGTGGTGGCCTACAACCGCTTTGCGCACGACATCGACCGCGCCGCCAACCGCATGGAGAGCTTCATCGACGAGTTCTCCAATATCCTGCAGCGCAACGTGGCCGCACTGGGTCAGCCCGGCGCTCCGGGTGCCAGCGGCGCATCGATGTCCACTGCCACGGCAGGCCCGCGCTAA
- a CDS encoding tol-pal system-associated acyl-CoA thioesterase, whose amino-acid sequence MSQTFRWPVRVYWEDTDAGGIVFYANYLKFFERARTEWLRSLGLEQQRLREQTGGLFVVTETALRYHRPARLDDLLQVSARVTELGRASMTLQQKARLLPPHSSLADPGAAAARAAEALEPAVAELLCDASIRIGWVDAATLRPLRLPPALVHLLNQS is encoded by the coding sequence ATGTCACAAACCTTTCGCTGGCCGGTGCGCGTCTATTGGGAAGACACCGACGCCGGTGGCATCGTTTTTTACGCCAACTACCTCAAGTTCTTTGAGCGCGCGCGCACCGAATGGCTGCGCAGCTTGGGGCTGGAGCAGCAGCGCCTGCGCGAGCAGACCGGCGGCCTGTTTGTGGTGACCGAAACTGCGCTGCGCTACCACCGCCCGGCGCGGCTCGACGATTTGTTGCAAGTGAGCGCGCGCGTCACGGAACTTGGGCGCGCTTCCATGACACTGCAACAGAAGGCGCGCCTGTTGCCGCCGCATAGCAGCCTAGCAGACCCGGGCGCTGCAGCGGCCCGTGCCGCGGAGGCCCTAGAGCCCGCCGTCGCCGAGCTGCTGTGCGATGCCAGCATCCGCATCGGCTGGGTCGATGCCGCCACCCTGCGCCCGCTGCGCCTGCCGCCGGCCCTCGTTCATTTGCTGAATCAATCATGA
- the ribH gene encoding 6,7-dimethyl-8-ribityllumazine synthase, whose product MQAADKGWAGNVAASVPGYGAALDGSGLRVALVQARFNQGVTDALAQHCRAELLRLGVAAGQIEHLQVPGALELPLALQALAASKRFDALVALGCVIRGETYHFELVCNESAAGISRVMLDCRIALANAVLSTENLEQAQARQLEKGLDAARVAVEMARLLQSQGRA is encoded by the coding sequence ATGCAAGCTGCCGACAAGGGCTGGGCCGGGAATGTGGCCGCAAGTGTGCCCGGGTATGGGGCCGCGCTCGATGGCAGCGGCTTGCGCGTGGCGCTGGTGCAGGCGCGTTTCAACCAGGGCGTGACCGATGCGCTTGCGCAGCACTGCCGCGCGGAGCTGCTGCGCCTGGGCGTGGCGGCCGGGCAGATCGAGCACCTGCAAGTGCCCGGCGCGCTGGAGCTGCCGCTGGCGCTGCAGGCGCTGGCCGCCAGCAAGCGCTTCGATGCGCTGGTGGCGCTGGGCTGCGTGATCCGCGGCGAAACCTACCACTTCGAGCTGGTCTGCAACGAATCGGCCGCCGGCATCAGCCGGGTCATGCTCGATTGCCGCATCGCGCTGGCCAATGCCGTGCTGAGCACCGAAAACCTAGAGCAGGCGCAAGCGCGCCAGCTCGAAAAAGGCCTCGATGCGGCGCGGGTGGCGGTGGAAATGGCGCGCCTGTTGCAAAGCCAGGGGCGCGCATGA
- the ribBA gene encoding bifunctional 3,4-dihydroxy-2-butanone-4-phosphate synthase/GTP cyclohydrolase II, producing the protein MNTPCPEPVAIAPVSEIVAELRAGRMVILVDEEDRENEGDLVLAADHVTPEAINFMARFGRGLICLTLTRARCERLQLPPMVARNGTKMGTAFTVSIEAAEGVTTGISAADRARTVQAAVAPEARAADLVQPGHIFPLQAVEGGVLLRAGHTEAGCDLATLAGCSPAAVICEIMNDDGSMARLPDLQRFAAVHGLKIGTIADLIEHRSRTESLVQHLGSRSLLTASGAFTAHAFRDQTSPALHLALVKGTWAPEDEVCVRVHEPLSVLDALEVGRAMHSWSLEASLRHMDQQGRGVVVLLNCGESAEQLLAQFEGTARAAQAPERGRSGLDLRTYGIGAQILRHCGVHKMRLLGTARRMPSMTGYGLEVTGFLNKGH; encoded by the coding sequence ATGAACACACCTTGCCCCGAACCGGTTGCCATTGCACCCGTCTCCGAAATCGTTGCCGAACTGCGCGCTGGCCGCATGGTGATTTTGGTCGATGAAGAAGACCGCGAAAACGAGGGCGACCTGGTGCTGGCCGCCGACCACGTCACGCCCGAAGCGATCAACTTCATGGCGCGCTTTGGCCGTGGCCTGATCTGCCTCACGCTCACGCGCGCGCGCTGCGAGCGGCTGCAACTGCCGCCGATGGTGGCGCGCAACGGCACCAAGATGGGAACGGCGTTTACGGTCTCGATCGAGGCCGCCGAGGGCGTGACCACCGGCATTTCGGCCGCCGACCGCGCCCGCACCGTGCAAGCCGCCGTGGCCCCCGAGGCCCGCGCCGCCGATCTGGTGCAGCCGGGTCATATTTTTCCGCTGCAAGCGGTCGAGGGCGGGGTGCTGCTGCGCGCTGGCCACACCGAGGCCGGTTGCGACCTCGCCACACTGGCCGGCTGCAGCCCGGCGGCGGTGATCTGCGAGATCATGAACGACGACGGCAGCATGGCGCGCCTGCCCGATCTGCAGCGCTTTGCCGCCGTACACGGGCTCAAGATCGGCACCATCGCCGACCTGATCGAGCACCGCAGCCGCACCGAAAGCCTGGTGCAGCACCTGGGCAGCCGCAGCCTGCTCACCGCCAGCGGCGCATTCACCGCGCACGCCTTTCGCGACCAGACCAGCCCGGCGCTGCACCTGGCGCTGGTCAAGGGCACTTGGGCACCCGAAGACGAAGTTTGCGTGCGCGTGCACGAGCCGCTGAGTGTGCTCGATGCGCTCGAAGTCGGGCGCGCCATGCACTCGTGGTCGCTGGAGGCCAGCCTGCGCCACATGGACCAACAAGGGCGCGGCGTGGTGGTGCTTCTCAACTGCGGCGAGAGCGCCGAGCAGTTGCTGGCGCAGTTCGAGGGCACGGCGCGCGCCGCCCAAGCCCCGGAACGCGGCCGCAGCGGGCTGGATTTGCGCACCTATGGCATCGGGGCGCAAATTTTGCGTCACTGCGGGGTACACAAAATGCGCTTGCTGGGCACCGCCCGGCGCATGCCGAGCATGACCGGCTACGGGCTGGAAGTGACGGGTTTTTTGAACAAAGGACATTGA
- a CDS encoding riboflavin synthase yields MFTGIITGVGRITAVHPLGSSAQHGKRLLIQTPPGYLAGVALGDSIALNGACMTVTALDLAANEFTVEVSAESLAHTTGLDGLGEVNLEQALRAQDRLGGHIVTGHVDAVGRVLHFAPVGESWALHLLAPAALGKYLATKGSITVNGVSLTVNAVCDRPEGCECRINLIGHTLTHTTLGRLQAGQPLNLEIDLIARYVERMLPTAP; encoded by the coding sequence ATGTTCACCGGCATCATCACCGGGGTGGGGCGCATCACCGCTGTCCATCCGCTTGGCTCTTCGGCGCAGCACGGCAAGCGCTTGCTCATCCAAACCCCACCGGGCTACTTGGCCGGGGTGGCCTTGGGCGACAGCATCGCCCTCAACGGCGCTTGCATGACGGTGACGGCGCTCGATCTGGCGGCCAACGAGTTCACGGTCGAAGTCTCGGCCGAATCGCTGGCGCACACCACCGGGCTCGATGGCCTGGGCGAGGTGAATTTGGAGCAAGCCTTGCGCGCCCAAGATCGGCTCGGCGGCCACATCGTCACCGGGCACGTGGATGCAGTCGGGCGCGTGTTGCACTTTGCCCCAGTGGGCGAGAGCTGGGCGCTGCACCTGCTGGCCCCGGCGGCGCTGGGCAAGTATTTGGCCACCAAGGGCTCCATCACCGTCAACGGCGTGAGCCTGACCGTGAACGCGGTGTGTGATCGCCCCGAGGGCTGCGAATGCCGCATCAACCTGATCGGGCACACCCTCACGCACACCACGCTGGGCCGGTTGCAAGCGGGCCAGCCGCTCAACCTCGAAATCGACCTGATTGCGCGCTACGTAGAGCGCATGCTCCCCACCGCCCCATGA
- the nrdR gene encoding transcriptional regulator NrdR: MKCPFCAHPDTQVAETRVAEDGQHVRRRRRCPACDKRFTTYERPELALPQVVKKDGRRIDYEAAKLRASFALALRKRPVSTQQIDAAIERIEEALLQLGQREVASQRLGEMVMRELKKIDHVAYIRFASVYRSFQDIDEFKTLVDEVRQ; this comes from the coding sequence ATGAAGTGCCCCTTTTGCGCCCACCCGGACACCCAGGTGGCCGAAACCCGGGTGGCCGAAGACGGGCAGCACGTGCGCCGGCGCCGCCGCTGCCCGGCCTGCGACAAGCGCTTCACCACCTACGAGCGGCCCGAGCTGGCGCTGCCGCAGGTGGTGAAAAAAGACGGGCGCCGCATCGACTACGAGGCCGCCAAGCTGCGCGCCAGTTTTGCGCTGGCGCTGCGCAAGCGCCCGGTGAGCACGCAACAGATCGACGCCGCCATCGAGCGCATCGAAGAAGCGCTGCTGCAACTCGGGCAGCGCGAGGTGGCCTCGCAGCGGCTGGGCGAAATGGTGATGCGCGAGCTGAAAAAAATCGACCACGTGGCCTACATCCGCTTTGCCAGCGTCTATCGCAGCTTCCAGGACATCGACGAGTTCAAAACCCTGGTCGATGAAGTGCGACAATAG
- the glyA gene encoding serine hydroxymethyltransferase, translated as MYDRRHLIEQSDPEIWAAIQAEHARQEQHIELIASENYASPAVLAAQGTQLTNKYAEGYPGKRYYGGCEHVDVAEQLAIDRVKQLFGADAANVQPHCGASANEAVFLAFLKPGDTILGMSLAEGGHLTHGMALNMSGKWFNAISYGLNADEAIDYEAMEAKARAHRPKLIIAGASAYSLRIDFERFARIAKEVGAIFMVDMAHYAGLIAAGVYPNPVPYADVVTSTTHKSLRGPRGGIILMKAEFEKAINSAIFPGLQGGPLMHVIAAKAVAFKEALQPEFKLYQQQVLRNAQIMAQTLTERGLRIVSGRTESHVMLVDLRAKGITGKEAEAVLGRAHMTINKNAIPNDPEKPMVTSGVRIGTPALTTRGFKDEEARLTANLVADVLDHPRDEARLEAVRAQVHALTTRFPVYG; from the coding sequence ATGTACGACCGCCGCCACCTGATCGAACAATCCGACCCTGAAATCTGGGCCGCCATCCAAGCCGAACACGCGCGCCAAGAGCAGCACATCGAGCTCATTGCCAGCGAAAACTACGCCTCGCCCGCGGTGCTGGCGGCCCAAGGCACGCAGCTCACCAACAAATACGCCGAAGGCTATCCGGGCAAGCGCTACTACGGCGGCTGCGAACACGTGGACGTGGCCGAGCAGCTCGCCATCGACCGCGTCAAGCAGCTTTTTGGCGCCGACGCCGCCAACGTGCAGCCGCACTGCGGCGCTTCGGCCAACGAGGCCGTGTTTCTGGCCTTCCTCAAGCCCGGCGACACCATTTTGGGCATGAGTCTGGCCGAAGGCGGGCACCTCACGCACGGCATGGCGCTCAACATGAGCGGCAAGTGGTTCAACGCCATCTCTTACGGCCTGAATGCCGATGAAGCCATCGACTACGAGGCCATGGAGGCCAAGGCGCGCGCGCACCGGCCCAAGCTGATCATCGCCGGCGCCTCAGCCTACAGCCTGCGCATCGACTTCGAGCGCTTTGCCCGCATCGCCAAAGAAGTGGGCGCGATTTTCATGGTGGACATGGCGCACTACGCCGGGCTGATCGCCGCCGGGGTCTATCCGAACCCCGTGCCCTACGCCGATGTGGTCACTTCCACCACCCACAAGAGCCTGCGCGGCCCGCGCGGCGGCATCATCCTGATGAAGGCCGAGTTTGAGAAAGCCATCAACAGCGCCATCTTCCCTGGCCTGCAAGGCGGCCCGCTGATGCACGTGATCGCCGCCAAGGCGGTGGCCTTCAAAGAGGCGCTGCAACCCGAGTTCAAGCTGTATCAGCAGCAGGTGTTGCGCAACGCCCAGATCATGGCGCAAACCCTGACCGAGCGCGGCCTGCGCATCGTCAGCGGGCGCACCGAGAGCCATGTGATGCTGGTGGACCTGCGCGCCAAGGGCATCACCGGCAAAGAGGCCGAGGCGGTGCTGGGCCGGGCCCACATGACGATCAACAAAAACGCCATCCCCAACGACCCCGAAAAACCCATGGTCACCAGCGGCGTGCGCATCGGCACCCCCGCCCTGACCACGCGCGGCTTCAAGGACGAAGAAGCGCGCCTGACCGCCAACCTGGTCGCCGACGTGCTCGATCACCCGCGCGACGAAGCCCGGCTCGAAGCGGTGCGCGCCCAGGTACACGCCCTGACCACACGTTTTCCGGTCTATGGTTGA
- a CDS encoding lytic transglycosylase domain-containing protein — protein MNAISLSPVPGSGAAVSAGSVWTPWAAAALARPLLRLTRGSLVLLGLLLALAAFALATQPQLRDGIESRALAWLLERQMSAFGVAVDPQAIDRVTVSDPQALPDEQERVANWLSRKYRVAKEPMSALVAEAFVVGKQLDLDPKLILAVMAMESRFNPFAASPVGAQGLMQVMTRVHSAKLEDFGGNMAVFDPLTNLRVGAMILRDTIRRSGSIEGGLRLYVGAVSTDGRWYIDRVLSERDRLHRVAAGQNVGFNAPQRRTGLSTASASNPPAVSEAAQMQAPARESDAVAPASMEHPPIPAAEQAAKAPPVSPSPEPVQRLDTPYPGTPYPAA, from the coding sequence ATGAACGCCATCTCTCTTTCTCCCGTTCCGGGCTCTGGCGCTGCTGTGTCGGCTGGGTCCGTTTGGACACCTTGGGCGGCGGCTGCGCTGGCGCGGCCTTTGCTGCGCCTGACGCGTGGCAGCCTGGTGCTGCTGGGCCTGTTGCTGGCCTTGGCGGCATTCGCGCTGGCCACCCAGCCGCAGTTGCGCGATGGCATCGAGAGCCGCGCCTTGGCTTGGTTGCTGGAGCGCCAAATGTCGGCCTTCGGGGTGGCCGTCGACCCACAGGCCATCGACCGCGTGACGGTGTCCGACCCGCAGGCGCTGCCCGATGAGCAAGAGCGGGTGGCCAATTGGCTCAGCCGCAAGTACCGCGTCGCCAAAGAGCCCATGAGCGCGCTGGTGGCCGAAGCCTTTGTGGTGGGCAAGCAGCTCGACCTCGACCCCAAGCTGATTTTGGCCGTGATGGCGATGGAGTCGCGCTTCAACCCCTTTGCCGCCAGCCCGGTGGGCGCGCAGGGCCTGATGCAGGTCATGACGCGCGTGCACAGCGCCAAGCTGGAAGATTTTGGCGGCAACATGGCGGTGTTCGACCCGCTCACCAACCTGCGCGTGGGGGCCATGATTCTGCGCGACACCATCCGCCGCTCCGGCTCCATCGAAGGCGGCTTGCGCCTCTACGTGGGGGCGGTGAGCACCGACGGGCGCTGGTACATCGACCGCGTGCTCTCGGAGCGCGACCGCTTGCACCGCGTGGCCGCCGGTCAGAACGTCGGCTTCAACGCGCCACAGCGCCGCACCGGCTTGAGCACGGCCAGCGCGAGCAACCCGCCCGCCGTCAGCGAAGCCGCGCAAATGCAAGCGCCCGCTCGGGAGTCCGATGCGGTGGCCCCGGCCAGCATGGAGCACCCTCCGATTCCAGCCGCCGAGCAGGCCGCCAAGGCGCCTCCGGTCAGCCCCAGCCCCGAGCCCGTGCAGCGGCTGGATACACCCTACCCGGGCACCCCTTACCCGGCCGCCTGA
- a CDS encoding DUF1841 family protein, which yields MFEPSQADVRRFFCGVYAKLGQPAAMEPIEVLAGQWIERHPEYHADLADLDAALQAMGVPEPQRDNPFLHLSMHLSISEQCSIDQPPGIRQAVELLTARRGSVHAAQHEVMECLGRMIWESQRSGTPPDGAAYLDQVRRRATAD from the coding sequence ATGTTTGAACCCTCACAAGCCGATGTGCGCCGATTTTTCTGTGGCGTCTATGCCAAGCTGGGCCAGCCAGCCGCGATGGAACCGATCGAGGTGCTGGCCGGGCAGTGGATCGAGCGCCACCCCGAATACCACGCCGATCTGGCCGATCTGGACGCGGCCCTGCAAGCCATGGGCGTGCCAGAGCCGCAGCGCGACAACCCCTTTTTGCACCTTTCGATGCACCTGAGCATCAGCGAGCAGTGCTCGATCGACCAACCGCCCGGCATCCGGCAGGCAGTCGAGCTGCTGACGGCGCGCCGGGGCAGCGTGCACGCGGCGCAGCATGAGGTGATGGAGTGCCTGGGGCGCATGATCTGGGAAAGCCAGCGCAGCGGCACCCCGCCCGACGGGGCCGCCTACCTAGATCAGGTGCGCCGCCGCGCCACAGCCGACTGA
- a CDS encoding trimeric intracellular cation channel family protein, with amino-acid sequence MQELLHWFQHLSVVIESGAVLAGALSGLLAAAHKRLDLVGVFTVAFLTAFGGGTLRDLLLDQRPFFWVEHQHWLWFLLALCLLAVLFMRQRHFEPTERAMQWPDALGLGLFAAIGVSKALAVGMPELVAVLMGVVTGVFGGVLRDVVCNEIPSAFNDHKPYAICAFVGGWAYVGWWHWSGSSEQAMLLCVVLTFGLRALALWRNWVVPAWKI; translated from the coding sequence ATGCAAGAACTGCTGCACTGGTTTCAACACTTGAGCGTCGTGATCGAATCCGGGGCCGTGCTGGCGGGCGCCTTGTCGGGCTTGCTGGCGGCGGCGCACAAGCGGCTCGATCTGGTGGGGGTGTTCACGGTGGCGTTTCTGACCGCCTTTGGCGGCGGCACCCTGCGCGATTTGCTGCTCGATCAGCGCCCCTTCTTTTGGGTCGAACATCAGCACTGGCTGTGGTTTTTGCTCGCCCTGTGCCTGCTGGCGGTGCTGTTCATGCGCCAGCGCCATTTTGAGCCCACCGAGCGCGCCATGCAGTGGCCCGACGCGCTGGGGCTGGGGCTGTTTGCCGCCATCGGCGTGAGCAAGGCGCTGGCGGTCGGCATGCCCGAGCTGGTGGCGGTGCTGATGGGGGTGGTGACGGGCGTGTTTGGCGGCGTGCTGCGCGACGTGGTGTGCAACGAAATCCCGAGCGCCTTCAACGACCACAAGCCCTACGCCATCTGCGCCTTTGTGGGCGGCTGGGCTTATGTGGGTTGGTGGCACTGGAGCGGTTCGTCCGAGCAGGCCATGCTGCTGTGCGTGGTGCTTACCTTTGGGTTGCGCGCGCTGGCGCTGTGGCGCAATTGGGTGGTGCCGGCCTGGAAAATCTGA
- a CDS encoding ParA family protein codes for MTVIVVANPKGGVGKSTLSTQVAGYLARRGHTVLLGDSDRQQSASRWLALRPKQARPIVTWDASHGDSLKPPPGTTHVVLDTPAGLHGRDLKEVLKRADKLLIPLQPSVFDIMATQDFVAELQERRRSVGLPIGVVGMRVDARTHSAEKLRSFVEGLELPVLAYLRDTQNYIHLAGQGLTLFDVAPGRVQRDLEQWLPICRWLEH; via the coding sequence ATGACCGTGATCGTTGTCGCCAACCCCAAGGGTGGCGTGGGCAAGTCCACCTTGTCCACCCAGGTGGCGGGCTACCTGGCCCGGCGCGGGCACACGGTGCTGCTGGGCGATTCGGATCGGCAGCAGTCGGCCAGCCGCTGGCTGGCGCTGCGACCCAAGCAGGCGCGGCCGATTGTGACATGGGATGCCAGCCACGGCGACAGCCTCAAGCCGCCCCCCGGCACCACCCACGTGGTGCTCGACACCCCAGCCGGCCTGCACGGGCGCGATCTCAAAGAGGTGCTCAAACGCGCCGACAAGCTGCTGATTCCGCTGCAGCCCAGCGTGTTCGACATCATGGCGACGCAAGACTTCGTGGCCGAGTTGCAAGAGCGCCGCCGCAGCGTCGGCTTGCCGATCGGGGTGGTGGGGATGCGGGTCGATGCTCGCACGCACTCGGCCGAGAAGCTGCGCAGCTTCGTCGAGGGCTTGGAGCTGCCGGTGCTGGCGTATTTGCGCGACACGCAAAACTACATTCACCTTGCAGGCCAAGGGCTGACGCTGTTTGATGTGGCGCCGGGGCGGGTGCAGCGCGACCTCGAACAGTGGCTGCCGATCTGCCGCTGGCTGGAGCACTGA
- a CDS encoding tRNA (cytidine(34)-2'-O)-methyltransferase — MFNLVLVHPEIPPNTGNAIRLSANTGCTLHLIEPLGFSLDDKLLRRAGLDYHEYAALRLHRDWAAFMAQERPDPQRLFTFSSLAQRSAYEPRYAPGDWFVFGCETRGLPPELLAKIGPAQQLRLPMRPGQRSLNLSNAVAVVAFEAWRQQGFAGGVPAAGGA; from the coding sequence ATGTTCAACCTCGTCCTGGTACACCCCGAAATCCCGCCCAACACCGGCAACGCGATCCGCCTGAGCGCCAACACCGGCTGCACCCTGCACCTGATCGAGCCGCTGGGCTTTTCGCTGGACGACAAGCTGCTGCGCCGCGCCGGGCTCGATTACCACGAATACGCCGCGCTGCGCTTGCACCGCGACTGGGCCGCCTTTATGGCACAGGAGCGGCCCGATCCGCAGCGCCTGTTCACCTTCAGCAGCTTGGCCCAGCGCTCGGCCTATGAGCCGCGCTACGCGCCCGGCGACTGGTTCGTTTTTGGGTGCGAGACGCGCGGCCTACCGCCCGAATTGCTGGCTAAAATCGGGCCGGCGCAGCAACTGCGCTTGCCGATGCGGCCGGGTCAGCGCAGCCTCAATCTGTCCAACGCGGTGGCGGTGGTGGCCTTCGAGGCCTGGCGCCAGCAGGGGTTTGCCGGTGGCGTGCCCGCCGCCGGCGGCGCGTGA
- a CDS encoding ComF family protein — protein MRWLHRLPLPTLCAVCRTWGRSAVCPDCCGQYARLLPRCPQCALPLAPGLALCIRCTEAGPGPLTQCVARVSYEWPWVDLVAQFKFRSQPAWGHALAQLMLQNPQAHDLLTQADGLIPIPLSPARQAERGFNQAWELAHALQRASGLPALPAALLHRDTRQVQHELGRAARLAHAQQAFAVNPSQRSALAGQHWVLVDDVLTTGATLQAAARHLLDAGAVRVSALVFARTPAPQPVIDADQAQTLLNRLD, from the coding sequence ATGCGCTGGCTGCACCGCCTGCCCTTGCCCACCCTGTGCGCCGTCTGCCGCACGTGGGGCCGCAGCGCCGTCTGCCCAGACTGCTGCGGCCAGTATGCGCGCCTGTTGCCACGCTGCCCGCAGTGCGCCTTGCCGCTGGCGCCCGGGCTGGCCCTGTGCATACGCTGCACCGAAGCCGGACCCGGCCCACTGACCCAGTGCGTGGCGCGAGTCAGCTACGAATGGCCGTGGGTCGATCTGGTGGCGCAGTTCAAGTTTCGCTCGCAACCGGCTTGGGGCCATGCGCTGGCGCAACTGATGCTGCAAAACCCGCAGGCGCACGATCTGCTCACCCAAGCCGACGGCCTGATCCCGATTCCGCTCAGCCCAGCCCGGCAAGCCGAGCGCGGCTTCAACCAGGCGTGGGAGCTGGCGCATGCGTTGCAGCGCGCCAGCGGCTTGCCGGCGCTGCCTGCGGCCCTGTTGCACCGCGACACCCGGCAGGTGCAGCACGAACTCGGCCGCGCCGCGCGCTTGGCGCACGCCCAGCAAGCCTTTGCCGTCAACCCCAGCCAGCGCAGCGCCTTGGCTGGCCAGCACTGGGTGTTGGTTGATGACGTGCTCACCACCGGGGCCACCCTGCAGGCCGCTGCGCGCCACCTGCTCGACGCCGGGGCGGTGCGCGTGAGCGCGCTGGTGTTTGCGCGCACCCCGGCCCCGCAACCGGTGATCGACGCCGACCAGGCCCAAACCCTGCTCAACCGCCTGGATTGA